The Cellulophaga sp. L1A9 genome window below encodes:
- a CDS encoding DinB family protein has translation MEKLFDITLQNRKILYKFLKDTPREQLLKIPKGFRNNIWWNIAHVVVTQQVLIYKLSGVPMRVSDELVEKFRKGSVPDGNATDEEIDLISGFLFSTVEWMQEDYDKGVFKSFAAYTTSVNITLSTVEDAIAFNVYHEGLHMGAILALLKVQL, from the coding sequence TTGGAAAAGCTTTTTGATATTACCCTTCAGAACAGAAAAATCTTATATAAATTTTTAAAAGATACCCCTAGAGAGCAACTATTAAAAATACCAAAAGGTTTTCGTAATAATATATGGTGGAATATTGCGCACGTGGTGGTTACGCAGCAAGTATTAATCTATAAATTAAGTGGTGTGCCAATGCGTGTTTCTGATGAACTTGTGGAAAAGTTTAGGAAAGGAAGCGTTCCTGATGGAAATGCAACAGATGAGGAAATAGATCTAATTTCGGGTTTTCTATTTTCTACTGTAGAATGGATGCAAGAAGATTATGATAAAGGCGTTTTTAAGTCGTTTGCAGCATATACCACTAGTGTAAATATTACATTGAGTACAGTGGAAGATGCCATTGCTTTTAATGTATACCACGAAGGTTTACATATGGGGGCAATACTAGCTTTATTAAAAGTACAGCTGTAA
- a CDS encoding DMT family transporter, translating into MSKRTLALLAAFGATFIYGINHTIAKEVMPTYVQPFGFIFLRLIGATFLFWCMTPFIPNEKIERSDWGRFLICAIAGMGINMLSFFKGLELSTPINSAVLITVTPIIVVVLSALFIKEKITWQKGVGIFIGLIGALTLVLFGAENRTDAKNIPLGNFLFIINSLSYGIYLILVKKLLTKYHPFGVLKWLFLIGTLISLPLTLPDFLEIQWADLPFNILGAIAFVILGTTFCTYLFNGFALTQLKATTVGAFAYLQPLIGVVFAIVSGKDKLNMLKLTAMVLVLLGVYLVSKKVKPSL; encoded by the coding sequence TTGAGTAAAAGAACATTAGCATTATTAGCCGCTTTTGGCGCTACTTTTATCTATGGAATTAACCATACGATTGCAAAAGAAGTAATGCCTACTTATGTGCAACCTTTTGGTTTTATTTTTTTAAGATTGATAGGCGCCACCTTTTTATTTTGGTGCATGACACCTTTCATACCTAATGAAAAAATTGAACGAAGTGATTGGGGCCGGTTTCTTATTTGCGCTATTGCCGGAATGGGGATTAACATGCTTTCCTTTTTTAAGGGCTTAGAGCTATCTACACCAATAAATAGCGCTGTACTGATCACCGTTACACCTATTATTGTTGTAGTATTATCGGCATTATTTATCAAAGAAAAAATAACGTGGCAAAAAGGAGTAGGAATTTTTATTGGCTTAATTGGTGCGCTCACCTTAGTGCTTTTTGGAGCAGAAAATAGAACCGATGCTAAAAATATCCCTTTAGGTAATTTCCTGTTTATTATAAATTCACTTTCTTACGGAATTTACCTTATTCTAGTAAAAAAACTACTCACAAAATACCATCCTTTTGGCGTTCTAAAATGGTTGTTTCTAATAGGAACACTCATCAGTTTACCCTTAACCTTACCAGACTTTTTAGAAATACAATGGGCCGATCTTCCTTTTAATATTCTAGGAGCAATTGCTTTCGTAATTCTAGGAACTACTTTTTGCACCTACTTATTTAATGGATTTGCATTGACACAATTAAAAGCGACCACGGTAGGTGCATTTGCATATTTACAACCACTTATTGGCGTAGTCTTTGCCATTGTATCTGGCAAAGACAAATTAAACATGCTTAAGCTTACAGCAATGGTATTAGTGCTTTTAGGGGTGTACTTGGTAAGCAAAAAAGTTAAACCAAGTCTTTAG
- the recO gene encoding DNA repair protein RecO, whose protein sequence is MQVTTKAIVLSALKYGDTSLIVKIFTASDGLKSYLLKGVLASKKGKLKTAYFQPLMQLELVAYHKNKGTLETVREAKPSYHYQSLHTDITKNALTFFLAEMLSNSIQEEEDNANLFEFLEASLQWLDTNDEISNFHLYFLILLTKYFGFYPDATESNAPYFDLLEGAFSYSISLNPMLLGENLYFFKQFLGINFDAIHAIKMNKKKRQELLKSIILYYELHLHGFRKPKSLAILNEVFS, encoded by the coding sequence ATGCAAGTCACCACCAAAGCCATAGTTTTATCCGCTTTAAAATATGGAGATACCAGTCTGATTGTGAAAATATTTACAGCATCAGACGGGCTGAAGTCGTATTTGCTTAAAGGGGTCTTGGCGTCTAAAAAAGGAAAATTAAAAACAGCTTATTTTCAGCCATTGATGCAATTAGAGTTAGTCGCGTATCATAAAAACAAAGGTACTTTGGAAACGGTTAGAGAAGCAAAGCCTAGTTATCATTACCAGAGTTTACATACTGATATCACTAAAAATGCTTTAACTTTTTTCTTGGCAGAAATGTTAAGTAATAGCATTCAAGAAGAAGAAGATAATGCTAATTTATTTGAATTCTTAGAAGCTTCGCTGCAATGGTTAGATACTAATGATGAAATCTCAAATTTTCACCTTTATTTTTTGATCCTTCTGACGAAGTATTTTGGTTTTTATCCAGATGCCACTGAAAGTAACGCCCCTTATTTTGATTTGTTAGAAGGAGCTTTCTCGTATTCAATATCGCTAAACCCAATGTTATTAGGGGAAAATTTATATTTCTTTAAACAGTTTTTGGGCATAAATTTTGATGCAATACACGCAATAAAGATGAATAAAAAGAAGCGTCAAGAGCTTTTGAAATCAATAATTCTTTATTATGAATTACATTTGCACGGATTTAGAAAACCTAAGTCACTTGCTATTTTAAATGAAGTTTTTAGTTAG
- the gdhA gene encoding NADP-specific glutamate dehydrogenase, protein MDEKIRVFMDEVKARNGHEPEFIQAVQEVAETVIPYIANQKIYNGKNILLRMVEPERLISFRVAWVDDKGEIHVNRGYRIQMNSAIGPYKGGLRFHPSVNASILKFLAFEQVFKNSLTTLPMGGGKGGSDFDPKGKSDDEVMRFCHAFMLELNRHIGPNTDVPAGDIGVGAREIGFLFGMYKKIRNEFTGVLTGKGRSWGGSLIRPEATGYGTVYFAQSMLQTQGKDFAGKNVVISGSGNVAQFAAEKALQLGAKILTLSDSQGYIYDKDGIDTEKLEFVMDLKNNQRGRISEYADKYASATFHAGKTPWEVSCDIALPCATQNELSGDDAKTLIKNGCICVAEGANMPSTPEAIHEFHEAQILFAPGKASNAGGVATSGLEMSQNSLRISWTREEVDGRLKDIMSDIHDSCIQYGKDENGYCNYVKGANIAGFVKVADAMLAQGVI, encoded by the coding sequence ATGGACGAAAAAATTAGAGTATTTATGGATGAGGTAAAGGCCAGAAACGGTCATGAACCAGAATTCATTCAAGCAGTGCAAGAAGTAGCGGAAACTGTAATCCCGTATATTGCAAATCAAAAAATCTACAATGGCAAGAACATCTTGTTACGCATGGTAGAACCTGAACGATTAATTTCTTTTAGAGTTGCCTGGGTAGATGATAAAGGAGAAATACATGTAAACAGAGGATATAGAATTCAGATGAATTCTGCAATAGGACCTTATAAAGGAGGATTGCGTTTTCATCCATCTGTAAATGCAAGTATCCTTAAATTCTTAGCTTTTGAGCAAGTATTTAAAAATAGCTTAACCACATTACCAATGGGTGGTGGTAAAGGAGGGTCAGATTTTGATCCTAAAGGAAAATCTGATGATGAAGTGATGCGTTTTTGTCACGCTTTTATGTTAGAATTAAACCGTCATATTGGGCCAAATACAGATGTGCCTGCGGGAGATATTGGTGTTGGCGCAAGAGAGATTGGTTTCTTATTCGGAATGTACAAGAAGATTAGAAATGAATTTACCGGAGTATTAACGGGTAAAGGGCGTTCTTGGGGTGGTTCATTAATCCGTCCTGAAGCAACTGGTTATGGTACAGTGTACTTTGCACAAAGTATGTTGCAAACGCAAGGAAAAGATTTTGCAGGTAAGAACGTAGTAATTTCTGGTTCTGGTAACGTTGCACAATTTGCTGCAGAAAAAGCATTGCAATTAGGGGCTAAAATATTAACCCTTTCAGATTCTCAAGGATATATCTATGATAAAGATGGTATTGATACAGAGAAGTTGGAATTTGTAATGGATCTTAAGAACAACCAAAGAGGTCGTATTTCTGAATATGCGGATAAATATGCTTCGGCAACTTTTCATGCAGGAAAAACACCATGGGAGGTTAGTTGTGATATAGCATTGCCATGTGCTACTCAAAATGAATTGAGTGGTGATGATGCAAAAACATTAATTAAGAATGGATGTATTTGTGTAGCAGAAGGTGCAAACATGCCTTCTACTCCAGAAGCGATACATGAGTTTCATGAAGCTCAAATATTATTTGCACCAGGAAAAGCGTCTAACGCAGGTGGAGTAGCAACTTCAGGATTAGAAATGTCTCAGAATTCATTACGTATAAGCTGGACAAGAGAAGAGGTTGATGGTCGTTTAAAAGATATTATGAGCGATATTCACGATTCTTGTATTCAATACGGAAAAGATGAAAATGGCTATTGCAACTATGTAAAAGGAGCAAATATTGCTGGTTTCGTTAAAGTTGCAGATGCTATGTTAGCACAAGGAGTAATATAA
- a CDS encoding thioesterase family protein, which produces MYLKDFEIRWSDVDANRHLANSAYLNFMSHTRMAYLMELGFTHKTMAAHEIGPVVFYEHIYYFKEAFIGKPVRVSMEVVGMSEDGKFFEFHHNFYDDKGRNFAHCEMMGAWINLKTRSLTALSDDFLAAFNNAEKPDNFRVLTKEDTRKFVKIPKDLV; this is translated from the coding sequence ATGTATTTAAAAGATTTTGAAATTCGATGGAGTGACGTAGATGCCAATAGACATCTTGCGAACTCGGCATATTTAAACTTTATGAGTCATACGCGTATGGCGTATTTGATGGAATTAGGTTTTACACATAAAACAATGGCAGCACATGAAATTGGTCCTGTAGTGTTTTATGAGCATATTTATTATTTTAAAGAGGCTTTTATAGGAAAACCTGTTAGGGTTTCAATGGAAGTGGTAGGGATGAGTGAAGATGGAAAATTTTTCGAATTTCATCATAATTTCTATGATGATAAGGGAAGGAATTTTGCACATTGTGAAATGATGGGGGCTTGGATAAATTTAAAAACAAGAAGCCTAACAGCACTTTCGGATGACTTCTTAGCCGCTTTTAATAATGCAGAAAAGCCAGATAACTTTAGAGTTTTGACAAAAGAGGATACGCGGAAATTTGTAAAAATTCCTAAAGACTTGGTTTAA
- a CDS encoding DUF3298 and DUF4163 domain-containing protein codes for MKLKLTILIFSILVVGCKKKDELTISPLSYKSENCADCPEVLIDIFEFKDDSDLSKNINESLKKEVINELLYDDDVKVATVEEAITSFKNGYLDLKKMYPEETLSWEASIKGDIIFENKDILTIKLETYIFTGGAHGYSATRLLNFDKKKGDQLENWQLIKDKDRFIHLAEIKFKIQEDIPQNGYINSTGFMFENDIFYLPNNMGFTKKGMLLVYNQYEVASYADGPITLLLPYDEIKNYITIKIKKEK; via the coding sequence ATGAAACTAAAGTTAACCATTTTAATCTTTTCCATACTTGTTGTGGGATGTAAAAAAAAAGATGAATTAACCATTAGCCCCTTAAGCTACAAAAGCGAGAATTGTGCTGACTGCCCAGAGGTTCTTATTGATATTTTTGAATTTAAAGACGACTCCGATTTATCTAAAAATATAAACGAAAGCCTCAAAAAAGAAGTCATCAATGAACTATTGTACGATGATGATGTAAAAGTGGCTACCGTTGAAGAAGCCATTACCTCTTTTAAAAATGGATATTTAGATTTGAAAAAAATGTATCCTGAAGAAACTTTAAGTTGGGAAGCATCTATCAAAGGAGACATTATTTTTGAAAACAAAGATATTCTTACCATCAAATTAGAAACCTATATTTTCACAGGAGGAGCACACGGATATAGCGCTACTAGACTTCTAAATTTTGACAAGAAAAAAGGAGACCAATTAGAGAACTGGCAACTTATAAAAGACAAAGATCGTTTTATTCATTTGGCTGAAATAAAATTTAAAATCCAAGAAGATATTCCTCAAAATGGATACATCAACAGTACCGGATTTATGTTCGAGAATGATATCTTCTACCTTCCAAACAACATGGGCTTCACTAAAAAAGGCATGTTATTGGTGTACAACCAATACGAAGTAGCTTCTTATGCAGATGGGCCAATCACATTGTTACTTCCTTATGACGAGATTAAAAATTACATCACTATTAAAATAAAAAAAGAAAAGTAG
- a CDS encoding cystathionine gamma-synthase, with the protein MNENKIKFNTKVIHGGQEPDKAYGAVMPPIYQTSTYAQTSPGEHQGFAYSRSANPTRSALEKSLASIENGTYGVAFGSGLAAIDAVLKLLGPGDEVVSTNDLYGGSYRLFKKIFEKYGIVFHFIGMQNPEGIEAYINENTKLIWVETPTNPMMNILDIKEIGVLAKKHKVLLAVDNTFASPFLQQPLDLGADIVMHSATKYLSGHSDVVLGGLVVKDKELADQLYFIQNASGAICGPMDSFLVLRGIKTLHVRMQRHCENGAAVARFLDKHPKIEKVYWPGFENHPNHSVAKAQMNGFGGMLSFVPKGGEMKNAMKIIEQLKIFTIAESLGGVESLVGHPASMTHASIPKEDREKVGVVDALIRLSVGIEDVNDLIADLDHALR; encoded by the coding sequence ATGAACGAAAATAAAATAAAATTTAATACTAAGGTAATTCACGGAGGCCAAGAGCCAGATAAAGCGTATGGCGCTGTAATGCCTCCTATCTATCAAACTTCTACATATGCTCAAACCAGTCCTGGTGAGCATCAGGGTTTTGCTTACTCTCGTAGTGCAAACCCAACAAGATCTGCTCTTGAAAAATCATTGGCAAGCATTGAAAATGGAACCTATGGAGTAGCATTCGGGAGTGGTTTGGCTGCTATTGATGCGGTGTTGAAATTATTAGGGCCTGGTGATGAAGTTGTTTCTACAAATGATCTGTATGGTGGTAGTTACAGGTTGTTTAAGAAAATATTTGAAAAATACGGAATCGTATTTCATTTTATAGGAATGCAAAATCCAGAAGGGATTGAAGCCTATATAAATGAAAATACAAAATTGATTTGGGTAGAAACACCGACCAATCCAATGATGAATATTTTAGATATCAAGGAAATTGGGGTACTCGCAAAAAAGCATAAGGTGTTGCTAGCGGTAGATAACACCTTTGCAAGTCCTTTTTTACAGCAGCCCTTAGACCTTGGGGCAGATATTGTGATGCATTCTGCTACCAAGTATTTAAGCGGACATAGTGATGTTGTTTTAGGGGGCTTAGTAGTAAAGGACAAAGAATTAGCAGATCAGCTCTATTTTATTCAGAATGCGAGTGGTGCCATTTGTGGTCCTATGGATAGTTTTTTGGTGTTAAGAGGCATAAAAACACTCCATGTTAGAATGCAAAGGCATTGTGAAAATGGAGCGGCTGTTGCTCGTTTCTTAGATAAACATCCTAAAATAGAAAAAGTATACTGGCCCGGTTTTGAAAATCACCCTAATCATAGTGTTGCCAAAGCTCAAATGAATGGTTTTGGTGGGATGCTATCTTTTGTTCCTAAAGGGGGTGAAATGAAAAATGCTATGAAAATTATTGAGCAGCTTAAAATATTTACCATAGCAGAGTCGTTAGGAGGAGTAGAGAGCTTAGTGGGGCATCCTGCAAGTATGACGCATGCAAGTATTCCAAAAGAGGACCGTGAAAAGGTGGGCGTTGTCGATGCATTAATCCGATTAAGTGTTGGTATTGAGGATGTAAATGATCTAATTGCTGATTTAGACCATGCTTTACGATAA
- a CDS encoding arsenate reductase family protein, translating into MKKIYHLSTCDTCQRIIKELQPLEGFTFQDIKTEAITPEQLEDMYSLTQSYEALFSKRARLYRERGLNEKVVTETDYKNLILEQYTFLKRPVIIVDDKIFVGNSKKVVAAASEYIHH; encoded by the coding sequence ATGAAGAAAATATACCACTTAAGTACCTGTGATACTTGTCAAAGAATTATAAAGGAATTACAACCTTTAGAGGGTTTTACTTTTCAGGACATTAAAACAGAAGCCATCACCCCAGAGCAACTAGAAGACATGTACTCTCTAACTCAAAGCTACGAAGCACTGTTTAGTAAAAGAGCTCGCTTATACCGAGAAAGAGGTTTAAATGAAAAAGTAGTAACAGAAACAGATTATAAAAATCTAATTCTTGAACAGTATACTTTTCTAAAACGCCCCGTAATCATCGTGGATGATAAGATTTTTGTTGGCAACAGTAAAAAAGTAGTAGCCGCTGCCTCTGAATACATACACCATTGA
- a CDS encoding nitronate monooxygenase family protein, which translates to MDQKPSFIKNLSLPIVAAPMFLISGPQLVIECCKNGVVGTFPALNQRTSEGFEEWIIEIKTALADFEKETGKKAAPFGVNLIVHPTNPRLEADVKLCVKHKVPLIITSLGAVSQVVDAIHSYGGIVFHDIIKKRHAEKAAEAGVDGLILVSAGAGGHAGTINPMTLVAEIKKFFHKTILLSGCISTGRDVASALQMGADLAYMGTRFINTTESKATDEYRKMIIDAGASDVVYTASISGVHANFLAASLKAAGITEEDLKKDVKIDFGKELDTEAKAWKTIWSAGQGAAMIDDVEPVAELISKLKTEFKAAIEEQIKVLEVYPK; encoded by the coding sequence ATGGATCAAAAGCCGTCGTTCATCAAAAATTTATCGCTACCAATTGTTGCTGCCCCAATGTTTTTAATATCTGGACCGCAATTAGTCATCGAATGTTGTAAAAATGGTGTTGTAGGTACTTTTCCTGCATTAAACCAAAGAACCAGTGAAGGATTCGAAGAATGGATAATAGAAATAAAGACAGCTTTAGCAGATTTTGAAAAAGAAACTGGAAAAAAAGCAGCCCCTTTTGGCGTTAACCTTATTGTACACCCAACCAATCCAAGGTTAGAAGCTGATGTAAAATTGTGCGTAAAACATAAAGTTCCATTAATCATAACTTCCTTAGGAGCTGTATCTCAAGTTGTAGATGCCATTCATAGTTATGGTGGAATTGTATTTCATGATATTATTAAAAAGAGGCATGCAGAAAAAGCAGCAGAAGCAGGTGTAGACGGGTTAATTCTTGTGTCTGCTGGCGCAGGGGGTCATGCAGGAACCATCAATCCGATGACTTTAGTTGCCGAAATAAAAAAATTCTTTCATAAAACTATTTTACTTTCTGGCTGCATTAGTACCGGAAGAGATGTTGCATCAGCATTACAAATGGGAGCAGATCTGGCCTATATGGGCACCCGTTTTATTAATACTACGGAAAGCAAAGCTACTGATGAATACCGAAAAATGATTATTGATGCTGGCGCCAGTGATGTGGTTTATACTGCATCTATTTCTGGGGTACATGCCAACTTTTTAGCCGCTAGTTTAAAAGCTGCTGGGATTACAGAAGAAGATTTAAAGAAAGATGTAAAAATTGATTTTGGAAAAGAATTAGATACTGAGGCTAAAGCTTGGAAAACAATATGGTCTGCAGGCCAAGGTGCAGCCATGATTGATGATGTTGAACCTGTAGCAGAACTAATTTCTAAACTTAAAACTGAATTTAAAGCTGCCATTGAAGAACAAATTAAAGTTCTAGAAGTATATCCGAAATAA
- a CDS encoding TonB-dependent receptor: protein MKFLVSMYKTIAILLFLISVPVLGQEITIIDIESKEPIVNVAVYNADKSKTSITDFDGKCDLSIFDDNERISFKHLAYDIFKTSKAAVLKKDNKLYLFPKAQELNEVVMSISKWEQQKKDIPQKIVSIDAKSIAFSAPQTAADLLQNSGKVFVQKSQLGGGSPMIRGFSTNRLLLSVDGVRMNNAIFRGGNIQNVISIDPFSIKNTEIIFGPGSVIYGSDAIGGVMNFLTKKVEFSETDEMLFKGTSNYRYATANTENTAHVDFNIGKKQWAFLTSASYSDFGDLKMGKHGEDSYLRKNYVQTINGEDVLVANTNDRLQVPTGYNQINLLQKIAFKPNTNWDINWSNYYSETSDYSRYDRLIRPNSAGDGLRSAEWYYGPQKWLMSNLQFNKNGKGKFYDGLKVTTAYQHFEESRHDRGFQDEIRYSTEEKVDALSTNIDFENKRIGDLRLYYGGEYIFNKVHSSGSQVNINTNETAETASRYPDGATWQTLAGYLSAEYKAKPNLSLLSGIRYSHVWVNAEFEDTYYSFPFDNADLSTGALTGSLGLSWFPKADLQITANASTGFRAPNIDDVGKIFDSEPGSVVVPNPDLEPEYAYNMELGIQKNINDKVMLKGATFYTYMVDALVRRDFEFNGMTEIEYNGELSNVQAIQNAAKAYVYGFEFGVDVTFSEQMSLVSNLTITKGIEEEDDGTDSPGRHVAPTFGDIHYIWKNQKFKTDVFLNFNGEVAFDDLAVSERSKEYIYATDANGDPFSPSWYTLNFRSQYSLSNALKTTINLENITNQRYRSYSSGIVAPGINLILALEYTF, encoded by the coding sequence ATGAAGTTTTTAGTTAGCATGTATAAAACCATTGCAATTCTATTGTTCCTTATTTCGGTGCCTGTGCTGGGGCAGGAGATTACTATTATAGATATTGAATCTAAAGAGCCAATTGTAAATGTTGCTGTTTATAATGCTGATAAATCTAAAACGAGTATTACAGATTTTGATGGAAAATGTGATTTAAGCATTTTTGATGATAATGAACGTATTTCTTTTAAGCATCTAGCATATGACATTTTTAAGACGTCAAAGGCTGCGGTTTTAAAGAAAGACAATAAATTATATCTTTTTCCTAAAGCGCAAGAGCTCAATGAAGTTGTTATGTCTATTTCTAAATGGGAGCAACAAAAGAAAGATATTCCTCAAAAAATTGTATCTATAGATGCAAAATCAATTGCTTTTTCGGCACCACAAACCGCTGCCGATTTACTTCAAAATAGCGGAAAGGTATTTGTTCAAAAAAGTCAGTTAGGAGGAGGTAGTCCTATGATTAGGGGGTTTTCTACCAATAGATTGTTACTTTCTGTAGATGGGGTGCGCATGAATAATGCAATTTTTAGAGGTGGAAATATCCAAAATGTAATCTCCATAGATCCTTTTTCTATAAAAAATACTGAAATCATTTTTGGTCCAGGTTCCGTAATATATGGGAGTGATGCAATTGGTGGTGTCATGAATTTTTTAACTAAAAAAGTAGAGTTTTCTGAAACTGACGAAATGCTTTTTAAAGGGACTTCAAACTATAGGTATGCCACGGCAAATACAGAAAACACGGCACATGTCGATTTTAATATCGGTAAAAAGCAATGGGCTTTTTTAACGAGTGCTTCTTACAGTGATTTTGGAGATTTAAAAATGGGCAAACATGGCGAGGACTCTTATTTGCGCAAAAATTATGTGCAAACTATAAATGGTGAAGATGTTTTAGTAGCGAATACAAATGATAGGTTGCAAGTGCCAACAGGGTATAATCAAATCAACTTGCTCCAAAAAATTGCGTTTAAGCCAAATACAAATTGGGATATAAATTGGAGCAATTATTACTCAGAAACTTCAGATTATTCTCGGTATGATCGTTTGATTAGGCCAAATAGTGCGGGAGATGGTTTGCGTTCTGCAGAATGGTATTATGGGCCTCAAAAATGGTTGATGAGTAATTTGCAGTTTAATAAAAATGGAAAAGGTAAGTTTTATGATGGTTTAAAGGTTACTACTGCTTATCAGCATTTTGAAGAAAGCAGACACGATAGAGGTTTTCAAGATGAAATACGCTATAGCACGGAAGAAAAAGTAGATGCGTTATCCACAAATATAGATTTTGAAAATAAACGTATTGGAGATTTGCGTTTGTATTACGGTGGGGAATATATTTTTAACAAAGTGCATTCTTCTGGCAGTCAGGTAAACATTAATACTAATGAAACGGCAGAAACTGCGAGTCGGTATCCTGACGGTGCTACTTGGCAAACGCTGGCAGGCTATCTAAGTGCAGAATATAAAGCAAAACCTAATCTTTCCTTGCTTTCAGGAATACGCTATAGTCATGTGTGGGTAAATGCAGAATTTGAAGACACTTACTATAGTTTTCCATTTGATAATGCAGATTTGAGCACAGGTGCACTTACGGGTAGTTTGGGTTTAAGTTGGTTTCCTAAAGCAGATTTGCAAATAACAGCAAATGCCTCTACCGGTTTCAGAGCACCTAATATTGATGATGTGGGTAAGATATTTGATTCCGAACCAGGGTCTGTTGTAGTTCCTAATCCTGATTTAGAACCGGAATATGCCTATAATATGGAGTTGGGTATTCAGAAAAATATAAACGATAAAGTAATGTTGAAAGGAGCTACTTTCTATACGTATATGGTAGATGCTTTGGTGCGTAGAGATTTTGAGTTTAATGGCATGACTGAAATTGAATATAATGGCGAATTAAGCAATGTGCAGGCAATTCAGAATGCAGCTAAGGCGTATGTGTATGGTTTTGAGTTTGGTGTAGATGTAACGTTCTCTGAGCAGATGTCTTTGGTTTCTAACCTTACGATCACTAAAGGAATAGAGGAAGAAGATGATGGTACTGATTCTCCGGGAAGGCATGTGGCACCAACATTTGGAGATATTCATTACATCTGGAAAAATCAGAAATTTAAAACCGATGTATTTTTAAACTTTAATGGCGAAGTAGCTTTTGATGATCTAGCAGTTTCAGAACGAAGTAAAGAATATATCTACGCGACAGATGCTAATGGTGATCCTTTTTCACCGTCATGGTATACTTTAAATTTTAGATCTCAGTATTCGCTTTCTAATGCCTTGAAAACAACAATTAACTTAGAGAATATTACAAATCAAAGATATCGTAGTTATTCATCCGGAATCGTTGCGCCAGGAATAAATCTTATTTTGGCCCTAGAATATACTTTTTAA